Genomic DNA from Syntrophales bacterium:
TTACGCATCAGATCCCTCCGTTTGACGTCAGAAAGGCTGCTTTCGTGGTGTCAGAGAGTTTTGGTTATTTTCCTCGAGGTACTATCCACGTCGCTGTGGTGGATCCAGGTGTCGGATCTGCAAGAAGGCCGATCATTGTTGCGGCTCAGGGTCATTTATTCGTGGGTCCGGACAACGGTATTTTTTCTCTGATAATTGACGCGGATGATAACTATAAAGTGATAAAAATCGAAAACGTAAAGTTTTTCTTTCCTGAAAGAGGTTCAACATTTCATGCCAGAGATGTTTTTGCCCCAGTGGCAGCATGGTTAGCAAAAGGGATTCCTGTAGAGGATTTTGGTCCCCCTGTAGCGGATCCTGTCACACTGAACATAGATATTCCCTTGATTTTAAGTAACTCCATTAAGGGGAGAGTTGTGTATATAGACAGGTTCGGGAACTGCATTACCAATATTCATAAAAGAATGTTGCCGCGGGAAGATATGAGTACTCAATGGGAAGTTCTCTGGAGAAACAGAACCGTTGAACTGGTAAGTCATTACGAAGCTGCATCAAAGGGCGATATCTTTGCCCTTTTCAACAGCTCGGGTTATCTTGAACTTTTTGTGTTTATGGGAAACTGCGCAGCTGAATGGAACTTTCTCTGTGGTGATGAGGTTGAGTTAGTCTTCCGATCCAAATGAGAGTTTTTATTTCTTTTTATGGCGGTTCATTTTAAGCCTTTTTCTGTATTTGTGCTTGCTCATTTTTTTCCGTCTCTTCTTTACCACACTTCCCATGGCCTAAACTTCCCTTCCTACGGTAATAAGAGCTCTACTACCATAAAATCTATTAAGAGTACAGCAGATCTTATCAGCCACCTTCCCAACCTTTAAAGCCCCTGAGAGTGGCTGTTAGCTTTTCTCCCAGATAATGATAAACCTCGTATTCCGTAACATTCCCAGTTACTTCGTCGATTTTGCTCTGTTTTGCTGTGCGTTCTGGACTTGCTTGCCATGATTTCCAGTCCTCTATACTTCGCCATGTGCTGATCACTAGAAACTTATTCGGATCATCGGCGGAGACGAGAGTTTCACCACTAATGTAACCCGGTTGATTTACCGCTAATTTTCTCAGTTCTTTCACGAGGTCTAGGACCTCTTTCTCTTTGCCCTGAGGGATTTGCCTCCGGATAAACACCTTAACAGCCATGCTGCCCCTCCTTTTGAAATGCTCTTTACGATTTAAATTTAGAGTAACGGCTTTTTGGTGTCAATAGAAAAGAGAAAAAATTTTGTATCATTTACCGTAAGTGTAGACAAAAGTTTCTTTTAGAGGTAAATGTAAAACGAATGGACAGCTAGTTTTGAGGGGAGTTTTGGGCTATGGATGATTACGGGGACCTCAAAATAATTGATGCTCACATTCACTGCGGGGTTCAGAATGTCCATCAGCCTTTTGAAATGATTGTGGATTATCTTAAGACCGGTGGCATATCAGGGGCGTGTTTATTTGCCCCCGTTGAAGACGTATATGATCGCTACGACTACAATTTTAAGGATAATGCTTTCTGGCAGGTGTGTCGTAAAAAAGCGAATGAGTATGTTTTAAAAATTCAGGAAACACACGAATTTTTTTGGGCCTTTTATTTTGTTTGGAACGATTTTCCTGTGTCGGAGTTGAAAAAAGGTTTCAGAGGTGTTAAATGGCATCGGCACGAATACGAGCCAGTGTATAATTATGATGATCCTGCATGTGATACCTTTCTACAAACTGTTTTTCAACTTCGCCTACCTATTATTCTTGAAGAAACTTTCCATAACACGATAATGTTCATCTCTCGGGTTGATGGAAAAACACCGATTATTATACCCCATTTAGGGGCTCTAAATGGAGGGTTTTATGCGCTTTTTCATTCTGGGATATGGGATCTCGAAAATGTGTACGCCGATACCGCACTTGCTTCGCAAGACGAAATAGAAGCTTTCATAAACCGGTACGGCGTGGAGAAACTGATTTTTGGTAGCGATTTCCCCTTTGGCATACCGTCCCATGAACTGTCTAAAGTTAGACGGTTAGGTCTTTCTATGCAGGACTTCGAAAAGGTAGTTTGTAAAAACATCAGACAGCTGATGGGTTGTTAGAACCTTCCCTCGAGAGGATATTGATGGTCCTGTCTATAAGAATTACTGCAAATTCAGGTTCTTGGAGGGCTTTTTGGTATTCATCAAATGTGATGAAGTCACTGTAATTTTCGTAAAGCGTTCCGATTATTTC
This window encodes:
- a CDS encoding antibiotic biosynthesis monooxygenase, producing MAVKVFIRRQIPQGKEKEVLDLVKELRKLAVNQPGYISGETLVSADDPNKFLVISTWRSIEDWKSWQASPERTAKQSKIDEVTGNVTEYEVYHYLGEKLTATLRGFKGWEGG
- a CDS encoding SAM-dependent chlorinase/fluorinase, whose product is MSVPIVTLITDFGTKDPFVGQMKGVMLSINPRIVIVDVTHQIPPFDVRKAAFVVSESFGYFPRGTIHVAVVDPGVGSARRPIIVAAQGHLFVGPDNGIFSLIIDADDNYKVIKIENVKFFFPERGSTFHARDVFAPVAAWLAKGIPVEDFGPPVADPVTLNIDIPLILSNSIKGRVVYIDRFGNCITNIHKRMLPREDMSTQWEVLWRNRTVELVSHYEAASKGDIFALFNSSGYLELFVFMGNCAAEWNFLCGDEVELVFRSK
- a CDS encoding amidohydrolase; this translates as MDDYGDLKIIDAHIHCGVQNVHQPFEMIVDYLKTGGISGACLFAPVEDVYDRYDYNFKDNAFWQVCRKKANEYVLKIQETHEFFWAFYFVWNDFPVSELKKGFRGVKWHRHEYEPVYNYDDPACDTFLQTVFQLRLPIILEETFHNTIMFISRVDGKTPIIIPHLGALNGGFYALFHSGIWDLENVYADTALASQDEIEAFINRYGVEKLIFGSDFPFGIPSHELSKVRRLGLSMQDFEKVVCKNIRQLMGC
- a CDS encoding AURKAIP1/COX24 domain-containing protein yields the protein MGSVVKKRRKKMSKHKYRKRLKMNRHKKK